From a single Labrenzia sp. PHM005 genomic region:
- a CDS encoding amidohydrolase family protein, protein MADLLILGGTVIPVDPERRIIDNGAIAIEDGKILKVGTHDEVTAEHDAPRRIDATGKVIIPGLIDVHAHAGHALIKTMSMHDGDAWEALCGEVYTTGSTPDYWNAEARLAALERIRFGVTCGVSLLGGGDTIMRTDTPEYGDAHMEGVRALGGRTVMAVGPTRAPHPLVYSDGGKDPHPVDFDTQLGTSLDLLSRWHGADAGRLNVALLYPVLRDEHENAMPVDVYVTACKQSQRVAQAAREVDVVFTQDGHQGGSIRRAQKLGLLGENALLSHAINLHDDEVFLCADTGTKIAHNPSAVASIMGRCPAIELMDQGVTVALGSDATAPDRSSDMFRHMQQAMHYHRRHFRDPSVLPPGRALEMATIEGARALGLEDRIGSLEPGKDADIVLVDMRRPHLYPPNMPAHRLVCFANGNDVDTVLVQGEVVLEGGKATKACEEAILRDAALEAERMIERTNSTSALTVPKGFWSSQRYGASS, encoded by the coding sequence ATGGCTGACCTCTTAATCCTTGGTGGCACCGTAATCCCAGTCGACCCAGAGCGCCGGATCATTGATAACGGCGCCATTGCCATTGAGGACGGCAAGATCCTCAAAGTCGGTACGCATGATGAGGTTACCGCAGAACACGATGCACCCCGCCGGATCGACGCAACAGGAAAGGTGATCATTCCCGGCTTGATTGACGTCCATGCACACGCTGGACATGCGCTTATCAAGACCATGTCCATGCATGACGGCGATGCCTGGGAAGCGCTCTGCGGTGAGGTTTATACGACCGGATCAACACCGGACTACTGGAATGCCGAAGCGCGCCTTGCCGCACTGGAACGCATCCGTTTTGGGGTAACCTGCGGTGTGTCGCTTCTCGGAGGCGGCGATACGATCATGCGGACCGACACGCCGGAGTATGGTGATGCCCATATGGAAGGCGTGCGCGCGCTTGGCGGGCGCACGGTCATGGCTGTCGGCCCAACCCGTGCGCCGCACCCGCTGGTGTATTCCGATGGCGGTAAAGATCCGCATCCGGTGGATTTTGATACGCAGCTTGGAACCAGCCTCGACCTGCTGTCCCGATGGCACGGCGCAGACGCCGGGCGTCTCAATGTCGCGCTGCTTTATCCGGTACTGCGGGACGAACACGAAAACGCAATGCCAGTTGATGTTTATGTAACAGCCTGCAAACAATCGCAGCGCGTGGCACAGGCTGCACGGGAAGTCGATGTCGTATTTACTCAGGACGGGCATCAGGGCGGGTCTATCCGAAGGGCTCAGAAACTCGGGCTTTTGGGTGAGAATGCGCTGCTGTCCCATGCAATCAACCTCCATGACGACGAGGTTTTTCTATGTGCGGATACCGGAACAAAAATCGCCCATAATCCATCGGCCGTTGCTTCCATCATGGGCCGATGTCCGGCAATCGAATTGATGGATCAAGGTGTGACCGTCGCGCTGGGCTCTGACGCAACCGCACCAGACCGGTCCTCGGACATGTTCCGTCACATGCAGCAGGCGATGCACTATCATCGTAGGCATTTCCGCGACCCAAGTGTGCTTCCACCGGGCCGGGCGCTAGAAATGGCGACGATAGAAGGCGCACGGGCTCTTGGCTTGGAAGACCGGATCGGATCGCTTGAACCGGGCAAGGATGCCGATATCGTGCTGGTGGATATGCGCCGTCCGCACCTTTACCCGCCGAACATGCCGGCACATCGGCTGGTCTGTTTTGCAAACGGGAACGATGTCGACACAGTGTTGGTGCAGGGCGAAGTTGTTCTTGAGGGTGGAAAGGCCACCAAGGCTTGCGAGGAGGCGATCTTGCGGGATGCTGCCCTTGAGGCTGAGCGTATGATCGAACGGACAAACAGCACATCCGCGCTGACTGTCCCGAAGGGCTTTTGGTCCTCACAACGCTACGGAGCAAGCTCATGA
- a CDS encoding ABC transporter ATP-binding protein gives MEHTQEPLLKVADLRTHFHTFAGTVKAVDGVSFQIGKGEIMGLVGESGGGKSVVGFSILGLIDPPGRIESGQIAFDGENLAGASEDRLRQIRGKEIAMIFQDPMTSLNPLHTIGRQMDEMLRLHTNLDKAARRKRCIQMLEDVGISQAADRLSSYPHQFSGGMRQRVVIAIAMLAEPRLIVADEPTTALDVTIQAQILKLIKRQVREHGASMILVTHDLAVVAEMADHITVLYCGKVVERGPTRAVIDTPRHPYTAGLIASIPDPTDRKHRLDQIPGAVPDIRKLPRGCNFQDRCPRAKARCAEMEPVLVEQDKDRLTACHFPVEGEPA, from the coding sequence ATGGAACACACGCAAGAACCACTTCTCAAGGTCGCGGATCTGCGGACGCACTTCCACACCTTTGCCGGAACGGTAAAGGCCGTTGATGGCGTTTCGTTCCAGATCGGCAAGGGCGAAATCATGGGTCTCGTCGGCGAATCTGGTGGCGGCAAATCCGTGGTCGGGTTTTCCATTCTTGGTCTGATTGATCCGCCTGGCCGGATCGAAAGCGGGCAGATCGCGTTTGACGGCGAAAATCTGGCGGGCGCTTCTGAAGACCGGCTGCGTCAGATCCGGGGCAAGGAGATCGCCATGATCTTCCAGGATCCGATGACGTCGCTCAATCCGCTGCACACCATCGGCCGGCAGATGGATGAAATGCTGCGCCTTCATACGAACCTGGACAAAGCCGCGCGCCGCAAGCGCTGCATTCAGATGCTCGAAGATGTGGGGATCAGTCAGGCCGCCGACCGCCTGTCGTCCTACCCGCATCAGTTTTCAGGGGGCATGCGCCAGCGGGTGGTGATCGCGATTGCCATGCTCGCCGAACCGCGTCTGATCGTTGCCGACGAGCCGACGACTGCGCTGGATGTCACCATACAGGCCCAAATCCTTAAGCTGATCAAGCGACAGGTGCGCGAGCATGGGGCGTCGATGATCCTGGTGACCCACGATCTGGCCGTTGTTGCCGAAATGGCGGACCACATCACGGTGCTCTATTGCGGCAAGGTCGTTGAACGCGGCCCGACCCGCGCGGTGATCGATACGCCGCGGCACCCATATACAGCAGGCCTGATTGCGTCGATTCCGGATCCAACGGATCGCAAGCACCGGCTGGATCAGATCCCGGGAGCAGTTCCCGACATTCGCAAACTGCCGAGAGGCTGCAATTTTCAGGACCGGTGCCCTCGGGCAAAGGCGCGCTGCGCAGAGATGGAGCCGGTTTTGGTAGAGCAGGACAAGGACCGGTTAACCGCCTGTCATTTTCCAGTCGAAGGGGAACCGGCATGA
- a CDS encoding aspartate/glutamate racemase family protein, translating to MTIYVINPNSSEHVTDGIDDAIAPMRQISPVPISCLTLKEGPPGIETQAHVDGVVGPLLKLAGSLQRDASAFVVACFSDPGLAALREAQTVPVLGIAESAYLQAMLLGQRFGILSLGRASIQRHIRYLGALGVRDRLAADLPLGLGVLDLADADRTVARLAEVGGTLRDQFGADVLITGCAGMAQYRTLLEEKTGLPVVDPCQAATAAAIGQLALRTCA from the coding sequence ATGACCATCTATGTGATCAATCCCAACAGTTCAGAACATGTCACAGACGGGATTGATGATGCCATTGCTCCAATGCGTCAGATATCACCGGTTCCGATTTCCTGCCTCACCCTCAAGGAGGGTCCTCCGGGGATTGAAACGCAGGCGCATGTCGATGGCGTTGTTGGTCCTCTCCTGAAGCTTGCCGGCAGCTTGCAAAGAGATGCATCTGCTTTTGTGGTTGCCTGTTTTTCAGACCCCGGTCTGGCGGCGCTTCGGGAGGCACAGACCGTACCGGTTCTCGGCATTGCGGAAAGCGCCTATCTCCAGGCCATGCTGCTGGGTCAACGTTTTGGGATCTTGTCTCTGGGCCGCGCTTCCATTCAGCGGCATATACGGTATCTCGGGGCTCTTGGCGTTCGGGACCGGCTGGCCGCAGATCTGCCGCTCGGGCTTGGTGTTCTGGATCTCGCGGATGCGGACAGAACCGTTGCCCGATTGGCAGAGGTTGGCGGAACGCTGAGAGATCAATTTGGCGCCGATGTCCTCATCACGGGATGTGCGGGGATGGCGCAATATCGAACACTGCTTGAAGAAAAGACAGGTTTGCCGGTTGTCGATCCGTGTCAGGCAGCAACAGCTGCCGCGATCGGTCAACTGGCGCTGAGAACCTGCGCATAA
- a CDS encoding ABC transporter substrate-binding protein — protein MSVTILQARTPLGDPHDCTDAADELSVLGAIYDTLVRREGAKFVPGLAECWQVSGGGRIWRFFLRSGVTFHDGTECDAAAVQASLERMAREDKGYTLGSPAVWRQYLEGAVYAASGLALTVTLAEPMADFCDVLIQAFIVAPSAFEALDAGDQSAHCGSGPFRLAGRSEDTLVLEASGVRHWPKPKNTSLRIAREPDADKRLAAVAAGEALMAAAIPPHAERHGVALHTYRAPVAIIYLLNAEDGPLRDPRVRKALSLAVDRDAVVQGVLGGAGEPLHGFVSPAHFGADAAQRVPHDPDTARQLLCDAGYKDGLELAVDCPTRLPDEAQILTDVLAEQLANVGIRLSVHIHEDREAYAHMVRRKEIRDLCVFDSSPMSTFRVLYEKIDSRIAGAWWQGYRNTAVEALIDRGRETENSAEREAIFREAYRLLQQDPAWLTLYNPLRAVAFFRDIKGFSMPVDGVPDLRALPDLTGAAHG, from the coding sequence ATGAGCGTGACAATTCTCCAGGCCCGGACACCCTTGGGTGACCCGCACGACTGTACGGATGCGGCAGATGAACTCAGCGTGCTTGGCGCAATTTACGACACCTTGGTGCGGCGTGAGGGAGCAAAGTTTGTTCCTGGTCTTGCAGAGTGCTGGCAAGTGTCCGGCGGCGGGCGCATCTGGCGGTTTTTCCTTCGCAGCGGTGTGACTTTCCACGATGGAACGGAATGCGATGCCGCCGCCGTTCAGGCCTCGCTTGAACGGATGGCGCGGGAGGATAAGGGCTACACGCTCGGCTCGCCAGCCGTTTGGCGCCAGTATCTTGAAGGGGCGGTGTATGCGGCGTCTGGTCTTGCATTGACCGTCACACTTGCTGAACCCATGGCCGACTTTTGTGATGTCTTGATTCAAGCGTTTATTGTTGCCCCAAGTGCATTTGAGGCATTGGATGCTGGGGACCAAAGCGCCCATTGCGGCTCGGGACCTTTCCGGCTTGCGGGGCGCTCGGAAGACACGCTGGTGCTGGAGGCATCTGGCGTGCGTCACTGGCCCAAGCCGAAAAACACATCCCTTCGCATCGCCCGCGAGCCCGACGCTGACAAGCGTTTGGCGGCTGTTGCGGCGGGCGAGGCACTGATGGCCGCAGCCATCCCCCCTCATGCAGAAAGGCACGGTGTTGCGCTTCACACCTACCGGGCACCGGTCGCGATCATCTATCTCTTGAATGCTGAAGATGGACCCTTGCGCGATCCGAGAGTGCGTAAGGCACTGAGCCTTGCGGTGGACCGGGACGCTGTCGTTCAGGGCGTTCTTGGAGGCGCGGGCGAACCGCTCCATGGGTTTGTCAGTCCCGCGCACTTTGGAGCGGATGCTGCACAACGTGTGCCGCACGATCCGGACACTGCCCGGCAATTGCTCTGCGATGCCGGATACAAAGATGGACTGGAGCTTGCCGTTGATTGTCCGACACGCCTGCCGGATGAGGCGCAAATCCTGACAGACGTGTTGGCCGAACAGCTCGCCAATGTCGGGATCCGGTTGTCCGTTCATATCCACGAAGATCGTGAAGCTTATGCCCACATGGTCCGGCGCAAGGAAATCCGGGATCTATGCGTGTTTGATTCCAGTCCGATGTCCACATTCCGGGTGCTCTATGAGAAGATCGATAGCCGGATTGCCGGGGCCTGGTGGCAGGGATACCGCAACACTGCTGTTGAAGCTTTGATCGACCGGGGACGAGAAACCGAAAATTCTGCGGAACGCGAGGCGATTTTCCGGGAGGCGTATCGTCTTCTTCAACAAGACCCGGCGTGGCTGACACTCTACAATCCACTGCGTGCCGTTGCATTTTTCAGAGATATCAAAGGGTTTTCCATGCCGGTTGATGGTGTACCTGACTTGCGCGCACTTCCCGATTTGACAGGAGCCGCGCATGGCTGA
- a CDS encoding SDR family oxidoreductase translates to MDLGIKGKRALVLGASRGLGAAIAKGLAAEGVDVIAAARNADAITEWAKTTDGSVTAQKLDVSNAAEVDAVLDSLLEAGNIDILVNNAGGPPPGRSTDPARADWMAHFETMVANLIYIANRCLPGMEDAGWGRIVSISSSGVEQPIPNLALSNGLRSALVGWSKTLSTEVASKGITVNVAMPGRIHTARVDELDAAAAKRLGKSVEDVATQSAATIPAGRYGRPDEFADVVTFLCSERASYVTGSKIRIDGGSIRGI, encoded by the coding sequence ATGGATCTTGGGATCAAAGGAAAACGGGCGCTTGTTCTTGGTGCAAGCCGTGGTTTGGGGGCTGCCATTGCCAAGGGCCTTGCGGCTGAAGGTGTCGATGTAATCGCCGCGGCCCGGAATGCGGATGCGATTACAGAGTGGGCAAAGACGACAGATGGCTCTGTCACGGCTCAAAAGCTGGACGTGTCGAATGCCGCTGAAGTCGATGCGGTGCTGGACAGCCTGCTGGAAGCTGGAAACATTGATATTCTGGTGAATAACGCTGGTGGCCCACCTCCGGGACGCAGCACGGATCCGGCGCGTGCCGACTGGATGGCACATTTCGAAACCATGGTCGCCAACCTGATCTATATTGCCAACCGGTGTCTGCCGGGAATGGAAGACGCTGGCTGGGGCCGGATCGTATCGATTTCCTCGTCCGGTGTTGAGCAGCCCATCCCGAACCTGGCCCTGTCCAATGGTCTCAGATCGGCGCTTGTGGGCTGGTCCAAGACACTGTCCACCGAAGTCGCGTCGAAGGGGATCACCGTTAATGTCGCGATGCCCGGGCGCATTCATACGGCCCGTGTTGATGAGTTGGATGCAGCGGCGGCCAAACGCCTTGGCAAGAGCGTCGAGGACGTTGCAACACAGTCGGCAGCCACAATCCCGGCAGGGCGTTATGGGCGGCCGGATGAATTTGCCGATGTCGTCACCTTCCTCTGTTCAGAGCGTGCGTCCTATGTGACGGGCAGCAAGATCCGGATCGACGGCGGCAGTATTCGCGGGATCTAA
- a CDS encoding dihydrodipicolinate synthase family protein has product MTRLTEEAQGVYVIAVTPFNDNGALDMESVDRMVDFYLEAGATGLTALGMMGEAPKLTTAESLEVVERILARLNGRIPLVVGVSAPGFAQMAELSKASMDAGAGGVMIAPPGNLKTDAQIVTYYTQAAEFIGDVPFVLQDFPLATGVHIPVSAIARIVEDVPTCVCLKHEDWPGLEKISALRAEGALARRISILCGNGGLFLPEEMDRGADGAMTGFCYPEMMRDVVRYSNAGDAARARDLFNAYLPLARYEQQPGLGLAVRKYVLAKRGVIGSAALRRPGAGLTKAAQAEVDALLARQEERLKELN; this is encoded by the coding sequence ATGACCCGACTGACGGAAGAGGCGCAGGGCGTCTACGTGATCGCTGTGACGCCGTTCAACGATAATGGCGCTCTCGATATGGAGAGTGTCGACCGGATGGTGGATTTCTATCTGGAGGCCGGTGCGACCGGTTTGACGGCGCTGGGTATGATGGGAGAGGCACCCAAGCTGACAACAGCAGAGTCCCTTGAGGTTGTTGAAAGGATCCTTGCTCGATTGAACGGGCGTATCCCATTGGTCGTGGGCGTTTCGGCACCGGGGTTCGCTCAGATGGCGGAACTCAGCAAAGCGTCGATGGATGCTGGCGCAGGAGGTGTGATGATTGCACCGCCCGGCAACCTCAAGACCGATGCCCAGATCGTCACATATTACACTCAGGCAGCGGAATTCATTGGCGATGTGCCGTTTGTCTTGCAGGATTTCCCGTTGGCAACGGGGGTGCATATTCCGGTAAGCGCTATTGCCAGGATCGTTGAAGACGTCCCGACCTGTGTATGCCTCAAACATGAGGACTGGCCGGGCCTTGAAAAGATCTCTGCACTGCGGGCAGAGGGGGCGCTTGCCCGCAGAATCTCGATCCTGTGCGGCAATGGCGGTTTGTTCCTGCCGGAGGAAATGGATCGCGGCGCTGACGGTGCGATGACCGGTTTTTGTTACCCGGAAATGATGCGGGATGTTGTGCGTTATTCGAACGCTGGTGACGCTGCGCGGGCGCGCGATCTTTTCAACGCTTATTTGCCGCTGGCCCGCTACGAGCAGCAGCCGGGTCTCGGTTTGGCCGTGCGGAAATACGTGCTTGCCAAGCGGGGTGTGATCGGCAGCGCTGCCTTGCGGCGGCCAGGTGCCGGGCTCACCAAAGCGGCGCAGGCCGAAGTCGATGCGCTCTTGGCGCGTCAAGAAGAAAGACTGAAGGAATTGAACTGA
- a CDS encoding hydantoinase/carbamoylase family amidase — translation MQVLPDRFLQDLHTLRSFGASGVGKGVVRPAFSEPDVAARTWLIKQLEAAGLASHIDPAGNVFGLTDGPSILLGSHSDTQPEGGWLDGALGVIAALEVARAAKEAGGPPVSVVNFQDEEGRFGALTGSSIYSGKTALAEADTFIDVNGVSFRNARSLMADLEDGFVSHTRFSGFIELHIEQGSTLDEAGEAIGVVTDIVGSRQLQVTLIGQQNHAGTTLMHQRKDAFQALSEFNVALNDRLRNIVTPRTVWTIGRINLRPNAPSIVPGEVVFDVQWRDVDEDRLARMETLIRDLVAEIAVGHGMTAEIVPIKALLPVPMDATLRAALCAGAETLAPGKWREMPSGALHDASNMARLMPSAMLFVPSINGISHDFAEDTNEADLIMGLRVLADAVSRLD, via the coding sequence ATGCAGGTTCTGCCAGACAGGTTTTTGCAAGATCTTCATACCCTGCGCTCTTTCGGCGCGAGTGGCGTAGGCAAGGGCGTGGTACGTCCGGCGTTTTCTGAACCGGACGTGGCTGCCCGCACTTGGCTGATCAAACAGTTGGAGGCGGCAGGTCTCGCCTCCCATATCGATCCTGCGGGCAACGTTTTTGGTCTGACAGATGGTCCGTCCATTCTCTTGGGGTCTCACAGCGATACCCAGCCCGAAGGCGGGTGGCTGGACGGGGCCTTGGGTGTCATCGCCGCGTTGGAGGTCGCGCGCGCTGCGAAAGAGGCGGGCGGTCCGCCCGTGTCCGTTGTGAACTTTCAGGACGAAGAGGGTCGCTTTGGGGCTCTCACCGGGTCTAGCATTTATTCAGGCAAGACCGCACTGGCCGAGGCTGACACATTCATAGACGTGAATGGTGTTTCTTTCCGCAATGCGCGGTCATTGATGGCGGATCTTGAAGACGGGTTCGTGTCCCACACCCGGTTCTCGGGTTTCATTGAATTGCATATCGAACAGGGCAGCACGCTGGACGAGGCGGGAGAGGCGATTGGAGTTGTCACGGATATCGTCGGGTCCCGGCAGCTGCAGGTGACCCTGATCGGTCAGCAAAACCATGCCGGCACCACGCTGATGCATCAGCGAAAGGATGCATTTCAAGCGCTGTCGGAGTTCAACGTGGCACTCAATGACCGCCTCCGAAACATCGTGACACCTCGCACCGTTTGGACGATTGGCCGGATAAACTTGCGGCCCAATGCGCCCTCCATCGTGCCCGGTGAAGTGGTGTTCGACGTGCAGTGGCGCGATGTTGATGAGGATCGGCTCGCCCGGATGGAAACGCTCATTCGTGATCTGGTAGCCGAGATTGCCGTTGGTCATGGGATGACGGCTGAGATCGTGCCGATCAAGGCGCTGCTGCCGGTGCCGATGGATGCCACCTTGCGTGCTGCTTTGTGTGCCGGAGCTGAGACGCTGGCCCCAGGCAAATGGCGCGAAATGCCGTCCGGCGCTTTGCATGATGCTTCAAACATGGCGCGGTTGATGCCGTCAGCGATGTTGTTTGTTCCGTCGATCAACGGGATCAGTCACGATTTTGCCGAGGATACGAACGAGGCTGACTTGATAATGGGCTTGCGCGTGTTGGCAGATGCCGTCAGCCGATTAGACTGA
- a CDS encoding ABC transporter ATP-binding protein: MTAMLEVKGLEQRFDIGGGLLDRLKFEKGRLRAPKRVVHAVNGVSFEVKEGEVLALVGESGCGKSTVAKTIARIHTPTAGTVSIEGKDIQDLSPKELLPVRSKMQMIFQDPYASLNPRQKVRDIVAEPLAEQTGSWAQAHARTEELLARVGLNAEHAGRYPHQFSGGQRQRIGIARALSVNPKLIIADEPVSALDVSIQAQILNLMMDLRDEFGLAYLFISHDLSVVHHIADRVAVMYLGFIVETAPRDRIFSAPRHPYTRALLSAAPSLDPAKKSTQLDLKGEVPSALSLPSGCCFRTRCPFAWERCAAERPVLKENGAGQQIACHLIDEPARDVA, translated from the coding sequence ATGACGGCGATGTTAGAGGTCAAAGGCCTTGAGCAGCGGTTCGACATTGGCGGCGGGCTTCTGGACCGGCTGAAATTTGAGAAAGGCCGGTTGCGCGCACCCAAGCGGGTGGTTCATGCGGTCAATGGCGTGTCTTTTGAAGTGAAGGAAGGCGAGGTGCTTGCTCTTGTCGGGGAGTCCGGTTGTGGCAAGTCGACGGTCGCCAAGACCATCGCCCGCATTCACACACCGACAGCCGGAACTGTCAGCATTGAAGGCAAAGACATCCAGGACCTGTCACCAAAGGAGCTGTTGCCGGTTCGCTCGAAAATGCAGATGATCTTTCAGGATCCCTATGCGTCCTTGAACCCGCGACAGAAGGTGCGTGACATCGTGGCAGAACCGCTGGCCGAACAAACCGGCAGCTGGGCCCAAGCGCATGCACGAACGGAAGAGCTGTTGGCGCGTGTGGGGCTCAACGCCGAGCACGCGGGACGCTATCCCCACCAATTCTCCGGCGGTCAGCGCCAACGGATTGGCATTGCCCGGGCTCTGTCGGTTAATCCGAAGTTGATTATTGCGGATGAACCCGTTTCTGCGCTTGATGTGTCCATCCAGGCGCAGATCCTCAACTTGATGATGGATCTCCGGGATGAATTTGGCCTGGCCTATCTGTTTATTAGTCACGACCTGAGTGTCGTCCATCATATCGCCGACCGGGTCGCGGTGATGTATCTGGGGTTTATTGTTGAAACAGCCCCTCGCGACCGGATTTTTTCAGCCCCCCGTCATCCCTACACACGTGCGCTCCTGTCAGCGGCACCGTCTCTGGATCCCGCCAAAAAGTCGACCCAGCTGGATTTGAAGGGGGAGGTGCCGTCGGCGCTGTCTTTGCCGTCCGGCTGCTGTTTTCGTACCCGCTGTCCGTTTGCCTGGGAGCGGTGTGCTGCCGAACGCCCGGTGTTGAAAGAAAATGGTGCCGGGCAGCAGATCGCCTGTCATCTGATTGATGAGCCGGCGCGGGACGTGGCATGA
- a CDS encoding amidohydrolase family protein, with product MSVTVIRKASWVVRWEGGKHVYGRELDVAFDNSGILHLGAAWQGIADLEVDGRNRLIMPGLVNIHCHSGDEPLAKGLFDDTGTPQLWGNALYEFSTLIDSDADAKAACQILMLSELLASGVTSCLDIAGDHPRWIGIAAESGLRVWFAPGFRQARWRLTEAKALDYDWDEAAGETARDEALSVLDRVAVDGSCRLTGVVAPSQIDTCHPDFLVRALDEARSRKLRLTVHAAQTMAEVTELYRRHGKGPVPLLQEIGVLGPDVILGHGICLDHHPLTRARTAKDLETLAATGTNIAHCPVTFARSGQGMESLGQYLRAGVNVGIGTDTIPFNMLEEMREAIIQSRCRSGDFADINTAEVFHAATVRGAQALGRSDLGRLFPGAAADVVSVDLTAPSMRPVHDPLRSLIYAGAERAVRDVWVAGRHVLDNGKPVGLDTAGALAEIDAAKARAIRVAENTKGCSFNAIAPRCLEMPA from the coding sequence ATGAGCGTGACGGTTATCCGCAAGGCCTCTTGGGTGGTTCGGTGGGAAGGCGGCAAGCATGTCTACGGGCGGGAACTGGACGTCGCCTTTGACAACAGCGGGATCCTGCATTTGGGGGCTGCGTGGCAAGGCATTGCGGACCTTGAAGTGGACGGGCGCAACCGGCTGATCATGCCGGGATTGGTCAATATTCATTGCCATTCCGGAGATGAACCACTTGCCAAGGGGCTCTTCGATGACACCGGAACCCCGCAGCTTTGGGGCAATGCCCTTTATGAGTTCTCGACCCTAATCGACTCGGATGCCGATGCGAAGGCCGCGTGTCAGATCTTGATGTTGTCGGAACTTCTCGCCTCGGGCGTGACCTCCTGCCTCGACATAGCAGGTGATCATCCCCGTTGGATTGGCATTGCCGCGGAAAGCGGCCTCAGGGTTTGGTTTGCTCCAGGTTTCCGCCAGGCCCGCTGGCGGCTGACGGAAGCAAAGGCGCTGGACTATGATTGGGATGAAGCCGCAGGAGAAACAGCGCGCGATGAAGCCCTGTCGGTTCTTGACCGGGTGGCGGTTGACGGCAGTTGCCGGTTGACCGGCGTGGTGGCACCGTCCCAGATCGATACGTGCCATCCGGATTTTCTGGTCCGGGCTCTGGATGAAGCCAGATCCCGCAAATTGCGGCTGACGGTTCACGCTGCCCAAACGATGGCGGAGGTCACGGAACTCTATCGCCGCCATGGCAAGGGACCCGTTCCCTTGCTGCAGGAAATTGGTGTTCTCGGCCCGGATGTGATCCTGGGGCATGGCATCTGTCTGGATCATCATCCCCTGACCCGTGCGCGAACGGCAAAGGACCTTGAAACGCTGGCCGCAACAGGGACAAATATTGCTCATTGCCCTGTGACTTTCGCACGCTCCGGACAGGGTATGGAAAGTCTCGGCCAGTACTTGAGAGCAGGGGTCAATGTGGGGATCGGAACCGACACCATTCCGTTCAACATGCTCGAGGAAATGCGCGAGGCCATAATTCAGTCGCGGTGCCGGTCCGGCGATTTCGCGGACATCAATACGGCCGAAGTGTTCCATGCAGCAACTGTTCGCGGTGCACAGGCGCTTGGTCGCAGTGATCTTGGTCGGTTGTTCCCCGGAGCCGCGGCTGATGTTGTTTCCGTCGACCTGACGGCCCCATCCATGCGGCCGGTGCACGATCCCTTGCGCAGCCTGATTTATGCAGGGGCTGAACGGGCAGTTCGGGATGTCTGGGTTGCCGGCCGGCATGTGCTGGACAATGGTAAGCCCGTAGGGCTCGATACTGCCGGGGCATTGGCCGAGATTGATGCAGCGAAGGCGCGGGCGATCAGGGTCGCGGAGAATACAAAAGGGTGCAGTTTTAATGCAATCGCGCCCCGGTGCCTGGAGATGCCTGCATGA
- a CDS encoding ABC transporter permease, with product MMTAFFSSEFFSNYRRNASAIAGSLILVCFVVIVLFGPFLVAQDPYDIAALDLMDSYKPPAWLPGGDPRFLLGTDGQGRDVLAAIFYGTRISVMIGVTAMVCSLMLGTLVGLLAGYFGGRVDAFMMRVADIQLSFPSMLIALFLMSAFGTGIDKVLIALTAVGWVVYARTVRGQTLSEVGREYVQAARVSGLRDGKIIGRHILPNVTTPLIVVATVQVGTFILIEASLSFLGVGVPITQPSLGLLIKNGFDVLFSGLWWVSVFPGLFIMALVFGINLFGDFLRDELNPRLK from the coding sequence ATGATGACCGCGTTTTTCTCCTCCGAGTTTTTCTCAAATTACCGCCGCAACGCATCGGCAATCGCTGGAAGCCTGATCCTTGTCTGCTTCGTTGTCATTGTCCTGTTCGGACCGTTTCTGGTGGCGCAGGATCCTTATGATATCGCAGCTCTGGATCTGATGGACAGTTACAAACCCCCGGCCTGGCTGCCGGGCGGAGATCCCCGTTTCCTGCTCGGCACGGATGGTCAGGGAAGGGACGTTCTGGCGGCGATCTTCTACGGCACACGCATCTCCGTGATGATCGGTGTCACCGCGATGGTGTGTTCCTTGATGCTCGGGACGCTGGTTGGCCTGTTGGCCGGCTATTTCGGTGGACGCGTGGATGCATTCATGATGCGGGTGGCCGACATACAGCTGTCCTTTCCATCCATGCTGATCGCCTTGTTCCTGATGTCCGCATTCGGCACCGGCATCGACAAGGTCCTGATCGCCCTGACGGCGGTTGGCTGGGTTGTCTATGCACGGACGGTCCGTGGGCAAACACTTTCCGAGGTTGGGCGCGAGTACGTGCAAGCTGCCCGGGTGTCCGGACTGCGCGACGGCAAGATCATTGGCCGTCATATTCTCCCAAACGTGACGACGCCTTTGATTGTTGTTGCCACCGTTCAGGTCGGCACATTCATCCTGATTGAAGCGAGCCTGTCGTTTCTGGGGGTCGGCGTACCCATTACACAGCCGTCCCTCGGTCTCCTGATCAAAAATGGTTTCGATGTTCTGTTTTCCGGACTCTGGTGGGTATCCGTATTCCCCGGCCTGTTCATCATGGCTCTGGTGTTCGGCATCAACCTGTTCGGCGACTTTCTGCGTGACGAACTCAATCCGAGGCTGAAGTGA